In one Nicotiana sylvestris chromosome 8, ASM39365v2, whole genome shotgun sequence genomic region, the following are encoded:
- the LOC138875245 gene encoding uncharacterized protein — protein MSNPQDNPGTPPQPTSSDSSTPLQPSTTPQPMRRRVMMLARKTVATSALLKRLNAQLKASQAQESEHSDNSFKSASEGKGTRSSDSEKIQSSPSEVRYVLVESVENRFVLVGSVRNVEMPELRRRGGKNKNEKGKESEGASCDMRGTWIEVVDSSPTSKMVRPPICGTGNEIVGESDKKIGGSASREAAEGLVNLSSHVDEPDSFIEETLAELLKKVSASYNPKKRRTPTPKVPSTTKNTKKRKANSPTTAEIPLLKGRSTKSMVKQSESELQKALDESKKKRMDKGKAKVAEPSKAVDVEEVE, from the coding sequence ATGTCGAACCCTCAAGATAACCCAGGCACTCCTCCACAACCTACCTCTTCTGATTCCTCCACACCTCTTCAACCTAGTACAACCCCCCAGCCTATGAGGAGACGTGTTATGATGCTCGCTCGTAAAACTGTGGCTACAAGTGCTTTGTTAAAAAGATTGAACGCACAATTGAAGGCTAGCCAAGCCCAAGAATCTGAACACTCTGACAATTCCTTCAAGTCTGCAAGTGAGGGGAAAGGAACTAGGTCTTCAGATTCTGAGAAGATTCAGAGTTCCCCTTCTGAGGTACGTTATGTTTTGGTTGAAAGCgtagaaaataggtttgttctTGTTGGGTCTGTTAGAAATGTGGAAATGCCTGAGTTGAGAAGGAGAGgaggtaaaaataaaaatgaaaaaggaaaagagagtgaGGGTGCAAGCTGTGATATGAGGGGAACATGGATAGAAGTGGTTGATTCGTCACCCACCTCTAAGATGGTTAGACCACCAATTTGTGGGACTGGGAATGAAATTGTAGGAGAAAGTGACAAGAAAATAGGGGGAAGTGCATCAAGGGAGGCTGCTGAGGGTTTGGTAAATTTAAGTTCTCATGTGGATGAACCCGATTCATTTATTGAAGAAACCCTAGCAGAACTTCTGAAGAAAGTAAGTGCTAGTTATAATCCCAAGAAAAGGAGAACACCAACACCTAAGGTTCCCAGCACTACAAAGAAtaccaagaaaagaaaggctaaTTCCCCAACAACTGCTGAAATTCCCTTGCTAAAGGGGAGATCCACAAAAAGTATGGTGAAACAGAGTGAGAGTGAATTACAAAAGGCTTTGGATGAAAGCAAGAAGAAGAGGATGGATAAAGGAAAAGCTAAGGTTGCAGAGCCCTCTAAGGCTGTTGATGTTGAGGAGGTGGAATAG